A portion of the Panulirus ornatus isolate Po-2019 chromosome 43, ASM3632096v1, whole genome shotgun sequence genome contains these proteins:
- the LOC139762244 gene encoding uncharacterized protein, whose protein sequence is MPTQPERTELTRPERLVPTRPERPVPTRPERPKPAQSERPRQTQPERPVPTRPERPKPTQSERPRHTRPERPELTQPERSELTRPERLETTRPELTQPERPPEWLVPTRPDRPLPTRPQRPLLTQPERPKPTRPEQPVPTRPEQSVPIRPELTRTQLPEPTPPERQEPTWPKRPVPTRTEQPELTRPERPVPAQPERPELTRPQQLVPTQPERPELTQPEQPEFTRPELTRPERVTQPARPERAQPTQPERTKPTRPKRTQPTRPKRTQPILPRRTFPRHSKGLDQLCELKEYTRYSRGTDNIQLPRSQTQQEYQHTPQTQQEYQHTPQTQQEYQHTPQTQQEYQRTPQTQQEYQRTPQTQQEYQHTPQTQQEHQRTPQTQQEYQHTPQTQQEYQHTPQTQQEHQHTPQTQQEHQRTPQTQQEYQHTPQTQQEYQHTPQTQQEHQHTPQTQQEYQHTPQTQQEDLSPKQHSSSSKPSSYCERCHHHFSRHLPPWVNTAQCCDHKNKPGSGDHEPWSVAGPDRCERASVSVHNDVSHSYIPVSLGPLDSVVTTAGREVCTSADGLVIDIDVTLTVWYDIRMVPFPK, encoded by the exons ATGCCCACTCAGCCTGAACGGACTGAACTCACACGGCCTGAACGGCTCGTGCCCACTCGGCCTGAACGGCCCGTGCCGACCCGACCTGAACGGCCCAAGCCCGCTCAGTCTGAACGGCCTAGGCAAACTCAGCCTGAACGGCCCGTGCCGACCCGGCCTGAACGGCCCAAGCCCACTCAGTCTGAACGGCCTAGGCACACTCGGCCTGAACGGCCTGAGCTCACACAGCCTGAACGGTCTGAGCTCACACGGCCTGAACGGCTCGAAACAACACGGCCTGAGCTCACACAGCCTGAGCGGCCC CCTGAATGGCTCGTGCCCACACGGCCTGATCGGCCCCTGCCCACACGGCCTCAAAGGCCCCTGCTCACACAGCCTGAACGGCCCAAACCAACACGGCCTGAACAGCCCGTACCCACACGGCCTGAGCAGTCGGTGCCCATACGGCCTGAGCTCACACGGACTCAATTGCCAGAGCCCACTCCACCTGAACGGCAAGAGCCCACATGGCCTAAACGGCCCGTGCCCACACGGACTGAACAGCCCGAGCTCACACGGCCTGAACGGCCAGTGCCTGCACAGCCTGAACGACCAGAGCTCACACGGCCTCAACAGCTCGTGCCCACACAGCCTGAACGGCCAGAGCTCACACAGCCTGAACAGCCAGAGTTCACACGGCCTGAGCTCACCCGACCTGAACGGGTCACCCAACCCGCACGGCCTGAACGAGCCCAGCCCACACAGCCTGAACGGACCAAACCCACACGGCCTAAACGGACGCAACCCACACGGCCTAAACGGACCCAGCCCATCCTACCTCGCCGCACATTCCCACGACATTCAAAAGGCTTGGATCAACTTTGCGAGTTGAAGGAATACACTCGGTACTCACGGGGCACCGACAACATCCAACTGCCCCGTTCCCAGACACAGCAGGAGTAccaacacactccccagacacagcaggagtaccaacacactccccagacacagcaggagtaccaacacactccccagacacagcaggaGTACCAAcgcactccccagacacagcaggaGTACCAAcgcactccccagacacagcaggagtaccaacacactccccagacacagcaggaGCACCAAcgcactccccagacacagcaggagtaccaacacactccccagacacagcaggagtaccaacacactccccagacacagcaggagcaccaacacactccccagacacagcaggaGCACCAAcgcactccccagacacagcaggagtaccaacacactccccagacacagcaggagtaccaacacactccccagacacagcaggagcaccaacacactccccagacacagcaggagtaccaacacactccccagacacagcaggaGGACCTCTCCCCAAAGCAACACAGTTCCTCTTCGAAGCCTTCCTCATACTGCGAAAGATGTCATCACCATTTCTCAAGACACCTTCCACCGTGGGTGAACACTGCCCAGTGTTGCGACCACAAGAACAAGCCTGGCTCAGGAGACCATGAACCTTGGAGCGTTGCGGGTCCTGACCGGTGTGAGAGAGCCTCCGTCTCTGTACACAATGATGTGAGCCATAGTTATATCCCGGTGTCTCTTGGTCCTCTGGACTCGGTCGTTACTACCGCAGGGCGTGAAGTTTGCACCTCGGCTGATGGTCTAGTTATTGACATAGACGTAACCTTGACCGTATGGTACGACATTCGTATGGT
- the LOC139762554 gene encoding uncharacterized protein produces the protein MDPDHCPSFCSWCGLEYKHVSPHIRWPIDLLIPRRALYDKKYSYCSSSYSVASARALTPGGLPMPGKTHPERPVPTRPERAVPTRPERQVPTRPERAVPTRPKRPELTRPEQPVPTRPERPVPTRPERAVPTRPERAVPTRPKRPELTRPEQPVPTRPERPVPTKHELTRPERPVPTRSEQPVPTRPIQPVPTRPERPVPTKHELTRPERPVPTKHELTRPERPVPTRSEQPVPTRPEQPVPTRPEQSLPRRPEGSELTQPERPVPTRPERPVPTRPERPVPTRPERPVPTRPERPVPTRPERPVPTRPERPVPTRPERPVPTRPERPVPTRPERPVPTRPERPVPTRPERPVPTRPERPVPTRPERPVPTRPERPVPTRPERPVPTRPERPVPTRPERPVPTQPEWPVPTRPERPVPTRPERPVPTRPERPVPTRPERPVPTRPERPVPTRPERPVPTRPERPVPTRPERPVPTRPEQPVPERPVPTRPERPVPTRAEQPVPTRPERPAPTKPELTRPEQPVPTQPELTRPERPVPTKPELTRPERPVPTRSEQPVPTQPELTRPERPVPTRSEQPVPTRPEQPVPTRPERPVPKRPERPVPTRRERPVPTRPKRPELTRPEQPVPTRPERPVPTRPTRPELTRPEQPVPTRPERPVPTRPERPMPTRPERPVPTRPERPELTRPERPGPRRPEGSELTQPERPVPTPPERPELTRPERSELTRPERPVPTRPELTRPEWSKPTQPERTELTRPKRTVPTRPERPELTQPKQPGAQEAGTA, from the coding sequence ATGGATCCCGATCACTGCCCGAGTTTCTGCAGCTGGTGCGGGTTGGAGTACAAACACGTCTCACCACACATCAGGTGGCCCATCGACTTGCTCATCCCCAGGAGGGCGCTCTACGACAAGAAGTACAGCTACTGTAGCTCCAGCTACAGCGTGGCGTCCGCCCGTGCGTTGACGCCCGGGGGCTTACCCATGCCAGGGAAGACCCACCCTGAACGGCCCGTGCCCACACGGCCTGAGCGGGCAGTGCCCACACGGCCTGAACGGCAAGTGCCCACACGGCCTGAGCGGGCAGTGCCCACACGGCCTAAACGGCCTGAGCTCACACGGCCAGAACAGCCAGTGCCCACACGGCCTGAACGGCCAGTGCCCACACGGCCTGAGCGGGCAGTGCCCACACGGCCTGAGCGGGCAGTGCCCACACGACCTAAACGGCCTGAGCTCACACGGCCAGAACAGCCCGTGCCCACACGGCCAGAACGGCCCGTGCCCACAAAGCATGAGCTCACACGGCCTGAACGGCCCGTGCCCACAAGGTCTGAACAGCCCGTGCCCACACGGCCTATTCAACCAGTGCCCACACGGCCTGAACGGCCCGTGCCCACAAAGCATGAGCTCACACGGCCTGAACGGCCCGTGCCCACAAAGCATGAGCTCACACGGCCTGAACGGCCCGTGCCCACAAGGTCTGAACAGCCCGTGCCCACACGGCCTGAACAACCAGTGCCTACACGCCCTGAACAGTCCTTGCCCAGACGGCCTGAAGGGTCTGAACTCACACAGCCTGAACGGCCCGTACCCACTCGGCCTGAACGGCCCGTGCCCACTCGGCCTGAACGGCCCGTGCCCACACGGCCTGAACGGCCCGTGCCCACACGGCCTGAACGGCCCGTGCCCACACGGCCTGAACGGCCCGTGCCCACACGGCCTGAACGGCCCGTGCCCACACGGCCTGAGCGGCCCGTGCCCACTCGGCCTGAACGGCCCGTGCCCACTCGGCCTGAACGGCCCGTGCCCACTCGGCCTGAACGGCCCGTGCCCACTCGGCCTGAACGGCCCGTGCCCACTCGGCCTGAACGGCCCGTGCCCACACGGCCTGAACGGCCCGTGCCCACTCGGCCTGAACGGCCCGTGCCCACTCGGCCTGAACGGCCCGTGCCCACACGGCCTGAACGGCCCGTGCCCACTCGGCCTGAACGGCCCGTGCCCACACAACCTGAATGGCCCGTGCCCACACGGCCTGAACGGCCCGTGCCCACTCGGCCTGAACGGCCCGTGCCCACACGGCCTGAACGGCCCGTGCCCACACGGCCTGAACGGCCCGTGCCCACTCGGCCTGAACGGCCCGTGCCCACTCGGCCTGAACGGCCCGTGCCCACACGGCCTGAACGGCCCGTGCCCACTCGGCCTGAACGGCCCGTGCCCACACGGCCTGAACAACCAGTGCCTGAACGGCCCGTGCCCACACGGCCAGAACGGCCGGTGCCCACACGGGCTGAACAACCAGTGCCCACACGGCCTGAACGGCCCGCGCCCACAAAGCCTGAGCTCACACGGCCTGAACAGCCCGTGCCCACACAGCCTGAGCTCACACGGCCTGAACGGCCCGTGCCCACAAAGCCTGAGCTCACACGGCCTGAACGGCCCGTGCCCACAAGGTCTGAACAGCCCGTGCCCACACAGCCTGAGCTCACACGGCCTGAACGGCCCGTGCCCACAAGGTCTGAACAGCCCGTGCCCACACGGCCTGAACAACCAGTGCCCACACGGCCTGAACGGCCCGTGCCCAAACGGCCTGAACGGCCAGTGCCCACACGGCGTGAACGGCCAGTGCCCACACGGCCTAAACGGCCTGAGCTCACACGGCCAGAACAGCCCGTGCCCACACGGCCAGAACGGCCAGTGCCCACACGGCCTACACGTCCTGAGCTCACACGGCCAGAACAGCCCGTGCCCACACGGCCTGAACGGCCCGTGCCCACACGGCCTGAACGGCCCATGCCCACACGGCCTGAACGGCCCGTGCCCACACGGCCTGAACGGCCTGAGCTCACCCGGCCCGAACGGCCCGGGCCCAGACGGCCTGAAGGGTCTGAACTCACACAGCCTGAACGGCCCGTGCCTACTCCGCCTGAACGGCCTGAGCTTACACGGCCAGAACGGTCTGAGCTCACCCGGCCTGAACGGCCCGTTCCCACACGGCCTGAGCTCACCCGGCCCGAATGGTCCAAGCCCACTCAGCCTGAACGGACTGAGCTCACTCGGCCTAAACGGACGGTGCCCACACGGCCAGAACGGCCTGAGCTCACACAGCCTAAGCAGCCAGGTGCCCAAGAGGCCGGAACTGCCTGA